The Raphanus sativus cultivar WK10039 chromosome 2, ASM80110v3, whole genome shotgun sequence genome includes a region encoding these proteins:
- the LOC108843680 gene encoding uncharacterized membrane protein At1g16860, producing the protein MAGRIQSHQLPNGLYVSGKLEQPKEPRPPTMAARAMPYTGGDIKKSGELGRMFDISVLDHPQGPPPPPLIVGGNSSGGNSRQQAAPPRVSGSSSNPNSGSRPNSGSVKKSSGPLSQLQPTGLITSGSLGGSGPVGSGSRRSGQLDRQVSNLGSSKAKYGSSVTSLSTDPVRVGFKVPKTVVWAVMIVAAMGLLVGAFLTVAVKKPVVIAAVLAAVVPAVVVLVWNCVWGRKGLLSFIKKYPDAELRGAIDGQFVKVTGVVTCGSIPLESSYQRTPRCVYVSTELYEYKGLGGRSANSKHRCFSWGSRHAEKYVSDFYISDFQSGLRALVKAGYGAKVSPFVKPATVADVTAQNKDLSPSFLKWLSDRNLSADNRVMRLKEGYIKEGSTVSVMGMVRRHDNVLMIVPPTEAVSSGCRWWRCLLPTYADGLIITCEDNQNADVIPV; encoded by the exons aTGGCGGGTCGGATCCAATCACACCAGCTACCAAATGGACTCTACGTCTCGGGAAAGCTCGAGCAGCCCAAAGAACCACGGCCACCGACAATGGCGGCTCGTGCCATGCCTTACACCGGAGGCGACATCAAGAAATCCGGCGAGCTCGGGAGGATGTTCGACATCTCCGTCCTCGACCACCCCCAAggacctcctccgccgcctctCATCGTCGGCGGTAACAGTAGTGGCGGGAACTCGAGACAGCAGGCGGCGCCGCCACGTGTCTCCGGTTCCTCTTCGAACCCCAACAGTGGATCCAGACCCAACTCCGGATCCGTCAAGAAGTCTTCGGGTCCGCTTTCTCAGCTTCAGCCCACCGGTTTGATAACGTCCGGTTCGCTCGGCGGCTCCGGTCCCGTCGGGTCCGGGTCGAGACGGTCGGGTCAGCTGGATCGCCAAGTCAGTAACCTGGGGTCGAGCAAGGCGAAGTACGGGTCGTCGGTGACGAGTCTGAGCACGGACccggttcgggtcgggtttaaGGTACCGAAGACGGTTGTCTGGGCGGTGATGATTGTGGCAGCGATGGGGTTGCTCGTGGGGGCGTTTCTGACCGTGGCGGTTAAGAAACCGGTGGTGATTGCGGCGGTTTTAGCGGCGGTGGTTCCGGCCGTTGTGGTTTTGGTTTGGAACTGCGTTTGGGGAAGGAAAGGGTTGTTGAGTTTCATAAAGAAGTATCCAGATGCTGAGCTTAGAGGCGCCATTGATGGACAGTTTGTCAAAGTTACTGGG GTTGTAACATGTGGAAGCATTCCTCTGGAGTCTTCGTACCAAAGAACACCGAGATGCGTCTATGTTTCCACGGAGTTGTATGAGTACAAAGGTCTTGGTGGGAGATCCGCAAATTCAAAACATCGATGCTTTTCTTGGGGCTCTAGACATGCAGAG aaataTGTTTCGGATTTTTACATATCAGATTTTCAATCTGGATTGAGAGCGCTAGTAAAAGCAGGATATGGAGCAAAGGTTTCTCCTTTTGTCAAACCGGCGACAGTGGCTGATGTAACGGCTCAGAACAAAGACTTGTCTCCCAGCTTCCTTAAGTGGCTGTCGGATCGCAACCTCTCTGCTGATAACCGTGTCATGCGTCTCAAAGAAGG ATACATAAAAGAAGGAAGCACGGTGAGCGTGATGGGAATGGTGAGAAGACACGACAACGTTCTGATGATAGTCCCTCCTACAGAAGCTGTCTCAAGTGGCTGCCGGTGGTGGCGCTGCCTCCTCCCGACCTACGCAGATGGTCTAATCATCACCTGCGAAGATAATCAAAACGCTGATGTCATCCCTGTCTGA